The Rhizobium sp. WSM4643 genome contains the following window.
GGCTCGGGATAGCGCGACGGCATCAACAGTGCGCGCGCCTTGCGGATGATCGGGCCGATCTCCGCATGCGACTGCCAGCCGACGGCCCTGACGTGATTTCCTGAAGCTGCGACCAGCGGCATCAGCGGCCCGTCCCCGATCACGCAGAGCCGGACGCCGGCTTTGCGCGTGGCGGCCACGGCGTCCTCTATGCCCTTCTCCTCATCCAGCCTCCCGATGAACACGAATTCGTCGTTGGCCTCCGCCTCGATGCGATTGATGGATAGCGGAGCAACGGGATTGCGGATCGTCGTCAGGCGTTCGGGCCGATATCCGGCGCCGACGAGAAAACCAGCCATCTTCTCGTGCAGCAGGATGATTCGGCCGAAATCGGCCTGATCCTTCAGCAGCCGTAGGATATTGGAGCCGCGGGCGACCCGCCATAATTTGTGGGAATAACTTCTCTTGTCGCAAGCCGTCGCAATGCAGCTTCCGCCGAGCGGGCGTCGAAGGCAGATTTCCTGTGCCTGATAGTCGAAGAAGGCGCCGTTGGGGCAGGCGGTAAAGAAATCATGCGCGTGAACCACGCATCGTCCGGCGACCGGCGCCAGTGCTCTGAAAATCGCCGGAGACAGGATCTGGTGCCAGCCATGGACATGGTAGACGGTATTGGCGGTGTCGTTTGCGGCAATCCAGTTCGCCACCATACGGACGGCGGCGCCGTTGTGAATGCCGGTCACGAAAGCCTTCGCACGCTCGGCGCTGAGCAGGTCGCGGCTGTTCAGACCGACCATCGAAACCCCGAGCGCGACAAGCTCCACATTGGCGGCGTCATCCCCGCAAATGTAGGTCACGGGGATGTCGAGCCCCCGAAAAAGCTTGGCGGACAGCACCGCCAGCGCCGTCGCGCCGCCTCTGGCCACCGAATAGTCGTCGATGATGACCACGCGATCGATCTTTGTCGTGCCTGGGCCGGGAAAACGGCCGACGCTTGCTGCGGATCGGAGAGCCTCGGGAAGCGATGGGCGCATCACTTCACCGAAACCGCGCCGTTGGCACACGCCTCCAGCGCCTTGCGGTTGAGAATGCGGATCTTGCCCTGCCCGCCGTCGATGATCTTGTTTTCCCGCAGGCGCCGCAGGCATTGATTGACCTTCTCGCGGGACGCCGGCAGCGTCGCGGCCAGGTCATTTTGCGAGATGATTAGTTCGTCGCCGCTATTTGCCGCATCTTTTCCATAAACAGCGGAGAGCCGCAGCAGCGTGCTGGCCAGCCTCGACTGCAGGCTCGATGCCGCATTGGCAATGATCCGGAGTTCAA
Protein-coding sequences here:
- a CDS encoding glycosyltransferase family 4 protein; its protein translation is MRPSLPEALRSAASVGRFPGPGTTKIDRVVIIDDYSVARGGATALAVLSAKLFRGLDIPVTYICGDDAANVELVALGVSMVGLNSRDLLSAERAKAFVTGIHNGAAVRMVANWIAANDTANTVYHVHGWHQILSPAIFRALAPVAGRCVVHAHDFFTACPNGAFFDYQAQEICLRRPLGGSCIATACDKRSYSHKLWRVARGSNILRLLKDQADFGRIILLHEKMAGFLVGAGYRPERLTTIRNPVAPLSINRIEAEANDEFVFIGRLDEEKGIEDAVAATRKAGVRLCVIGDGPLMPLVAASGNHVRAVGWQSHAEIGPIIRKARALLMPSRYPEPFGLVAIEAARSGLPVIMSRSAFLAEEMQRAGMALACDTADEIAFADTLTRFSQMPRHEVRAMSERAFRLSPDLASTHEEWRDALLAEYQSLISANAVPELTDGVVIQGVLS